CTCAGGGTGTCATCAGGGATATGAAAAGTAGGGGCATTCCATATAGATCAAGAGATACCAGTTCAAGATAAATCTTAATAGTAATTGCTGCATTATGTATATTCAGGATGTTGTGAAAATGACCAATTCAATGAAtggtattattatttcattatatttacaataaataataaaagatctGACTTTTGGTACTTATACATTGACATCTTATGCCATTTTCAACAGTTCTTGTGTGCATTAAACCAGCTTCACCTCACCCCATACTGGGGCTTAAAACTAAATTATCAGAGCACCTTAGGGTTGACAAGAATAaggacagaaaaatatttcacattcaaTCACAGGAAAATAAGTCACTCTACGTTATCTGAGGGCACAAGTTGGGCTCCAGCTGCGACTGGAGGAGTTTCACCATAACAATGTTTTGCACGGGGGTCCCGATAAGAGTTTTCATGCAGAACACTCTGAGAACTTGTACGGCACTTAGCGAGGCACAACTCGAAGTGGTCAGTGACGGAGGCAAACAAAACGTTAAAAGTCTCTGATGCCTTCCCAAGAACTCCCTGCAATATCGTTTTCTGGAAGAGAGACCAGTATTCATGAAGAGAGATAGCTGCTAAGTGCACCAAATATCCTTCTCATCACATCCAAAATTAACTAACCTTATTTGGGTCCAGACAGCATGATATGCAATATTCGTAAATACTACAGCACCCATTCTCCCTGCAAGTATCGCACGCGTAACGCTTAGTATTGTCTGAATCATTGCTGCAGCAACCATTGGCGAGGACATCACTTCGGGAGCATATGTACCCtaagatttaaataaattcaatgaagtgATCGCGTCAGagaatttctcaattcaaatttACCGGTGGTAATACAGTCATTGACAATTTAGGAAAGGAATATTCGTTAACAATGTCACATTAACCAACACAGAAGCAGTCAAGAAGGCACTCATCGCAACAAAAAAATACAAGTGGTAGGCTACCCTTACCTCTGTCGTCAACGATCAACACCTTCCCTTGAACCGAATTCCTACATGTAGTAACTTTAATACTCGTAAGGTTTTCCTCTTTCCCTGAATGCCATAAAAATGGCTGATCATGCTTTCTCACGGGAGCTATTTCCATGTCGTTGAGCGACGTCTCaccattctgaaataaaacaaCCTCACTGAGAATTAAATATCCGAGTACGTAAACACACTAACATACTTGAACGATTCTTACCTCCGTGATAATACTCAAAATACAGTATGTTAACGAAATGCCAAAAATGAAACCAAGCACGACTTTTTTTCGAATCACTCGCATTAAAAACGCTGCCCACATTTTGATCAATTAACGATCTACATATCACATTTTTTCCCAGCATTTGTACATCAGTTTTAAGGCAATTTTTCTCGCCCTTCGACACATTTTAACCTTTCTGAACCCAACACTTATTTCCGcagtaaagtcctttattttgaTTCGTTAGTTTGCTAAACACCTAATGGTGGCGCAGCGGTCAGTCGCTTCCGCCCCCGCGAAATTTCCGCGCTTCGTTTGAAAAACTAGAAATACGAGGTTTTGCTGTGTTTTCCCTTTCCTTGCATTTATAATTGTAATTTCAGCGGCACCAAGTCAAATGTCGGAGGAGAGAGAAAAGTCTACATTACCACAATCAAAATTTGAGTTTAATTTCCCTTCCTTAATTTGAACCAATCATTACCCCAGTACTTTTTATCCCCACCTCATTAAGTCAAATTGTAACCCTCAGAACCGCTTttgaagcttaaaaaataatatcatattaaGACCTATGGCCTTCATGTCCTCCTAGTAGCACATGAAGACCATAGTTCAGCTATGGTCACTTCCCTGCAGCTGCTATTGTTTCTAAAACCGTGGTGTGAAGAATTCTCATGAAATACTCAGATCAAGCACCCTCTTCATATGCTCTGAGGATGATTTCAGGGAACATTTTTCTCGATCTGTTAAGACCAGTTGTGGTTCCTTGAGGCAGGGAAGGGATGAAaatcctctttttcattttagaggaagcattatatatatacatacatatttgacTTGCAACATCCTTGCATTTGTACCATTATTTTCACGCTCAAAGGAATGATTGCTAGTCAATGACTGTCTTACACCCACTGGTGGATACACAAAAAACTCAAGAGGTGGActcaaaatatatcttgagctaccttcacTTTTATCATTATGAAAAATCATCAAATCTCATTCAAAGTTTAAgtaagttttattcaaactgattactcacatatacaagacaatgccatcttatgatttaaaacagttacaatagggtggtttcctattatttttttattgcctaaatcgaaagattattactcctggagtatgtatttcacgcttttagatttttaaatgacgatatctatttttcgcgatcaaatgaaaagtgaaaaatttcaagcgcgcgaaaacgcgacgcgtaagtaggaatgaagggaaaaagtccgtacgacgcatttctggttccccctcccgcctggtaggtgaccttgatcgaggctctgagcgctgataggacgcaggatgctaacgggtagctgagtaccttcctgtctggtagcgcatggcttaaaaaaggtttattaataccttatcaagcgaagaaaactttccgaccttagccagttttaataggtgattattaagacatgtttccctgagctctgtgactcatgcatgcattggtagcctctgacgatgcataactcctatcctctcgtgtagaaactaggtccctgtgacgtcacgtggagtggaatcgcatgggcgccaatctggcctttttcaaatgaggataaaatttgacccttgccattcgtctaaaccggtatttcaaaaaccaaataatttgtgtattatgaatacactaatggtgggtaacgaatcgccatcaatgccttttgttttctttgatgaaggaaactaccctattgtggttctgcaatgctagACTATGCAGACGGCCCCGCAAGGTTGGGGTGCACATCTCTCTCTGTATCTACCACTGCTTTATAACCTTTAAGTCTTCAGCTTGATAAAGGGTGCTTGCTTATGAGCAATGAAGAAACATCATAT
This genomic interval from Ischnura elegans chromosome 5, ioIscEleg1.1, whole genome shotgun sequence contains the following:
- the LOC124158967 gene encoding SREBP regulating gene protein, translated to MWAAFLMRVIRKKVVLGFIFGISLTYCILSIITENGETSLNDMEIAPVRKHDQPFLWHSGKEENLTSIKVTTCRNSVQGKVLIVDDRGYICSRSDVLANGCCSNDSDNTKRYACDTCRENGCCSIYEYCISCCLDPNKKTILQGVLGKASETFNVLFASVTDHFELCLAKCRTSSQSVLHENSYRDPRAKHCYGETPPVAAGAQLVPSDNVE